The Arachis hypogaea cultivar Tifrunner chromosome 14, arahy.Tifrunner.gnm2.J5K5, whole genome shotgun sequence genome has a segment encoding these proteins:
- the LOC140178566 gene encoding uncharacterized protein: MVKMLCKDFEEVTIRHVPRERNGSADLLSKLASTKPGAGNRSLIQGLVKEPSVILCAVCDTRNEPPLSWIDPNSPFLGRRPTPQEREGSNDDKKGGGQKFLRLDQADYVLSEVHEGCCGHHIEGKALARKLVRAGYYWSSMMSDAQEFVGNLGSCGLGQWDAVRGQEVWRVPFRARS, from the exons ATGGTGAAAATGTTGTGTAAAGATTTTGAAGAAGTCACGATTCGGCATGTGCCAAGGGAGAGGAATGGCAGCGCCGACCTCTTGTCAAAATTAGCGAGTACGAAGCCAGGTGCGGGGAACCGATCTTTGATTCAGGGATTAGTAAAGGAGCCATCGGTAATCCTGTGTGCTGTGTGTGACACAAGAAATGAACCCCCCCTCTCATGGATAGACCCCAATTCTCCATTTCTTGGAAGGCGGCCAACTCCCCAGGAACGAGAAGGGAGCAACGACGATAAAAAGGGAGGCGGCCAA AAGTTCCTACGCCTCGACCAGGCGGACTACGTCTTGAGCGAAGTTCATGAAGGGTGCTGCGGCCACCATATTGAGGGGAAAGCACTGGCCAGGAAGCTTGTTAGAGCTGGATATTATTGGTCCTCAATGATGTCGGATGCACAAGAATTC GTTGGGAATCTTGGAAGTTGTGGTCTCGGACAATGGGACGCAGTTCGCGGACAAGAAGTTTGGCGAGTTCCTTTCAGGGCTAGGAGTTAA